From Solanum stenotomum isolate F172 chromosome 2, ASM1918654v1, whole genome shotgun sequence:
GCAGTCCATATATGGCAGTGAATCATGTCTAAACTTTTGATCTGTGAATGTCATCAAATTTATAACTTTCAAGATCTTGctatttatcaaattttggttaaaaataacCAATATAAGAAACAAAACTGAGAAAATTCTAAAACACCAAAGAAATGTGCTTATTTCATAATTATAAACAAACAAGATGTTCTATATTTACTGATACATCTGCTTTTATCACATAAATAAGTCACTGCTGCataatacaacaacaactatGCCTCGGTCCCAAACAAATTGGGgttggctatatgaatcctcacttCTTCGTACTTCACTAATGGGAGTAAAAAAATGGCATCACAAACAAGAGCCTCTACTTAAAGAATGAGAAGTCCAATGATCAATCCTTCGTAGAACATTCtaaattacaagaaaattacAAATGCTCATGTAATTTTTCCTCAAGCAAGCCTTTGAAGACATGAAATTTAGCATTCTCCTTAATAATCATGTTCATACTTTGAGTTTGCAGCAGCTAATAATGCAGCTCCAATTCCAGAACCATCTTTTGAATGTTCTATCACTACATTTTTCGAAATTTCCGAGCCTAGTAGCTCTGTGACAGCTTCTTGGAGGTATCCTCTGTACTGAGGATAGTGCTCGTATAAGCCTCCATCCATTGCTACAACTGTTCTTTTACCAAAGATGAGGCCTTTAGAATCCTCCTCCATTTTCTGTAGAATCCCAACAATTCCTGCACCAGCCAGATGACCCCCTCGTTTTGCAATAGTATCGCAAATGTCCACGACTGTTTTCCTTGCACTTAGATCGGATTTTACctgaaaattaataatcaaaaGCAAAATTGTGAACATCAAAACGTTCGTagacttctttcatactctatgaaaatattttgtaaagaaCTTCTAGTGCTAGAGAGACTAAATTATTTAGAATAGGATGGACGACCTTAACAACATGGACAATGAGAGTTCATATAGCTGACCTCGACTTGCTTGGGATTGAGGCGTAATAGTAGTTGTTGTTATTATGTGTTCATATCTATAAACGTAACTCTGGAAAATGTTCTATGTTTATGGAAACAGATGGTAAACTATCCttttgaatgttgtctttggaatgaaTATAGATCTTCAAATGTAAGGCTCTTCATGAATCGATTATTGGACAATAAGTATTCAATCGGAAAAAAATTGTCCTAGAAGATACGTGACCAGAAAGAGTATTGCAATGTAAGTTAAAACACGAGAGCTAAGTAATATACCCCAGCTACATCATAGAGGACAGACTCAACAGCTTCAAGATCTCTTGATGTATCCTGCTGCATGGCACATATATCAGGTGTCCTATATGATGCAGATCAGACAGAGTGAGTAAAAACAAGAAGAGTGCGAGACTAACTAATACTTCTCCGAAAACATTTGCATCATAAACTTCTGATATAACAAATGTAATTACCTCAGCACAAATGGAGTGACTAACTTTTCCGGAACATAGCTGCCACCAAATAAGCCCCCAACCTTGGCCATTTTGACCAGCACCCGTCTCACAATTTCCCCAAGGTACATACCGGAGATggttttttcaaaaatcttcaTCAAAAAATAAGACAGTAGAAAAGACCATGAAGAAACAGTGTGATACCAAGTATACGAAGAAAAGaaattttcacattttgagTCAATAATACTTGCCTGCTCACCAGGATTAATGCTCTCGGCATCCATTTCTCTATCAAACTCAGTTAAAGGAAGGCCATTTGAGAAAGCTCCCCATTCAGTATTCACAATCTAAAATATAAGATGCATCAAATTCAATGGTTGCTAAAATCTATTCATGAAATAACTTGACGAAGGAGATTTGGGCTCTACTTACCGTTATTGGAGACTTGGACATCCTTTTTGTCAGCTTAGGAATAGCATCCACACGTTCTACATAGCAAGCATTGGTTCCAGTCCCAAGAATGACAGCAACCATGGCATCATCATCCCAGTATCTTGCTCCGGCTAGTGTTCCCACAGTGTCATTGACCTAACTTGACAATGAAATCATGAAACGATTGAACTAAGGAAGCGCCAGACTATTCTCCAACATTTCTACAATATACATGAAGTTGAGCAAGAACCTACCAGGGCAGACACTTGCATATCCATTCCCCGCCTCTCCATGGCTTCATTTAAACAAGCAACAACATCTTTTCCCGCCTGTTCCATGTTATGATGGAATCAAAAAGTAATCGACAGgtaaaatgaaaatgataatgACAAGAGAGACGGTTAAAAATCAATGTTAAGGAACTCTTCTCTACTAGTTTGGAATCCAGTATTTTCTGATTCGACTTGTAAGATCAAAGCGATGAAATGATCCCTCTAATTACACAACTTACTAATCAGTCATCATACAGTAACCAGTACTCTTAAAAATTTGTTGTACCTGGAAAAAATGGACTCACTATATGAAACACTCTGTTGTCCAGAAAACAGAAAATCTCACATGCACAATCGATTGGGGATGGAATTACAGGATTTTACCAAATAGATGATTCCGGTGCTTGTTtcaaaaaaaggtaaaaacgtTCGTTGGAAGTTTTAGTAATTTGAGGGAAATTGACCATGTTTACTGAACCTAAAATAACGCAGAATTGATTGGCCATCTTAGCGATGTATGGTTCCAGAACCAGTCATAGGCTAAATTAGTAAGATGTCTAAATCTGCCACTCCTTTACACAAATAAGAGAGTCAAGAAATACTAACAGTTCCAGAGACAGCAAAACCTTTTGTCCATTTGATTAGGATTCCAGTTCTTATTGAAGTCTGTTTCACTGGAAAAGAAAACGTGAATCCTATTTCCCTTGTCCGTCCCTGTTGCAACTCAAAATTACCACCTTCCTTTTGTGCAAATTTTCCTAGCGCAGAAGCTATGAAATCGAACAGCTCCTACAATAACCGATGCAAAGAtgaatacaacaacaacaaaaaagataGTATTGGTCAAGTCCCATTATAACAAGAAAAACTAAACAACCTCAGAGGTAGCAAACATCAATTCCGGGGGTATAGAGACTTGCTCAAACTCAGTGGCGACTACACGCTCTTCTTTACCACCTAGCTGCACCCTTAGCACTCGGAAATTTGTACCACCAAGGTCCAACGCATAAAACAAGCCTTTCTCATTCCTTCATTAATCATTAAAATATAAGAACAAGCTCAACAATCAAACAAGTGAACAAATAGAAAGCATACTTGGAAATATTAGAGACATATAAATGAAACGAAGGGAGTAACATATAATCAAGACACTAAAACATGCTCAAACTTTTAGACCAGTCACACACATCACACATCAGTATGGTATCAAAGCAAACAGAGATTATTGATTCAAATATCATCGCCGTCCATAAAAGTAATGTGTTCGTCCCATGAACAAAAATCAAGCTCATATGTGACCGCGTGTTCAAACATAATACAATTATTCAACTTTCAGCTTTTAGACGAGATGACAAACACATTTCATGGCAAGTCTTTAAACCATGTAACTCCTTATGATTATGCCCATCAAATTAAACTTGTGAAGTACACCCAATACCAAAAAGTAACTATAGCttaaaataggtaaaaaaaataatgggaTCTTTACCCAATTATCTGACCAACcaacttgtttattttttctagCCAGTATGCACAGAATACATATATTACTATTCAGGTTAATTCTTCGAAAAGGGTAATTTATAATAGCAACAAAAAATATCACCTTCAATAAGCAactgaaccaaaaaaaaaataaaaaaaaattagtagctTACCCAGTTGGTAGAGTGTCGACATAACTAAGGATCATCTTCAGATCACTGCCGCCATCGACGGCAAGCCCGGCCCGCATATCATCGGCCATTGCATCCGCCACGTGGCGCAAAACTGGGAGAGGAGTAGCACAGTCTTTCTGCAACTTAGTCAAAATTGGTGCTACTCCTAAGCTATCAGTAGATCGGACGGCACACATAATGACACGTGGCCTAGAGATCGTTTTATGAGGTGATCGTGAAACATGGAACGATCGGACGGCCGGCGAGCTAACGGTGACCGACATTTTGGGTAACAGTGAGatcaattcaattaaattgtgtGACGGAGAAAAAAAGGGGGACAATAAATGGTGAGGTTGAAACAGAGTGTGTGAAGATCTTTACTTTTAACACTAAAAAGTAGTAATTGATAGTAAGTTTGAACAGTTGgatttcaataaaataatgatgaaataatatatgtgtgGGGATTTAATGAAAGAATATAAGAATCTGGTATATGGCTGGCTCACTACCCAACTGTTCGTTACTTTCACAGTGCTGAAACTTAACCGTAGCTTTTCTTCCCTTCTCTGCTCGGAGATATCAGTTCTGTATGATACTATTGTTGTTGATTACTTCTcgatctttataaaattatgtgtattgaGAGTTGAGTGGGACTTTAAAAAATGCGTTCAATTCTACTTAAAAACTCTACAAAATATATTCGATTTCAATTAGGATTTTTGTtataatattcttattttttcatatcttattcattattaatttattttccacatatttaaaatttgttacaaataaaaaatttcaatactttatttatgaattagttTGCTCATTTATCGAGTCAGGTTTCTTAAAATTCATATTCTCATGTTAAACCAAAGCACACGAAATAAAACTCTTGGCATATAAGTACACTTACAACTTACTATTCTAGACATATCATAATACTACATTTTTTTACAgttatatttatatatcataaaatagAGAAGTTTAAActtaacaaatattataaaaaaaaatataatatttgtagaACATACAAAAAATGACAAGAGTGCCAAATTTTCTCCAGGTTGTGGCGGACAAGACGATGTTGACAAGAGAGCTACTTGgatttttcactatttttttgtttgcttttgGTTTTCTGTCGGAGTTTCAAATGTATGTTTGACCAACTGAGTGTGTCCTTACTAATGTGGATAAAATGCCAGTTTTAATACTTAgtgaaaaattattgaaaatatttatgcaatcaaaaataattattctgcAACAAAATCTATTTAGACTTCATATCTATTTAGAATTACtgtattatttttgtatcaaataTGCAATAAGTGtgtatgttttatatttttcagggtatatatataattcacaTGTTGTATAATATATAAGCGTAATTCAACTGAAATTCTTATTATTGTATATCAAAAAAATGTGTGTTGTGcattttttgaaataggtaAATTTTATAAACGTGTACAAATTGGTAATCTATTTATTCGCCTGGATAGTCTTGTAAAAGTGTTAAAAATAGCTTTTACAATAGAGATTCTTTCGATTGAATGATAACGGATGTCGGCTCAATTCGAAGAAAATTATGTAATAACTTTACAAGAAGTGTTAATTTTGGCCCTATTTTGGAAAATAGGGAAAATATCAATTGTCataaactttcaaatttcacaagAAAAACCATACTATAATCACctataaaattaaaactttatgatagcgattatttttttaattagtggGGTTAAAGAGCGGCTATTTGTGAACTTTAACCCCGTAAAGGTTACTTATTCATGTGGGTTGGGCTCAAGGTTTAAAACGTCTTTTTTATAAGTCAAAATCAAAGTAGGCCCAataaataaaccaaaaaaaaagccCATACAGTCCAGCCCAATTTGCCTAAGCTTCTACTTgaatcaattatatattttaccAAAAGAAAGTGGTACAACTTACAAGGAAGAATAATTCTAGTGAAGTGGACTTGAAGAAACGAAGCTCCACTTACTCATCTTCTTTTGTTTCCACTTTTTGAGCTCTTTTATAGTCTCTCATTCATCTAACACACTCCTACAAACATAACATACATTACATTCGATCGATAATAGTGTTGAAACTGATAATAAACGATATGGAGGAATTAGAAGGAGGAGCGACGATGATGGGAAAGGCGGAAATTGATACGAGTGCTCCATTTCGTTCGGTTAAGGAGGCAGTCATGTTGTTCGGAGAAAGAGTTCTTGCTGGAGAGCTCTACTCTGCTAATAAGCTTAAACAGGTAATATACATCATCTATTCTCCACTTCATATTATATATACGgataatatacataattttaaaactatatatgagtacttttaatatatttgtagCATGTAATTTgtcttattatttttcaatttagtgATTAAATCACTTTGTGTCACAATTATATGTAGTTGTCTCTTAGGGGATATAATAGTGTATATTTGCTTTATACCgtataaaataataatctatcCAGTATAATCTTACCCTACGGGTTTAGGTATCATGAGTCCGGCACCTTTTGGACGCTACAAACCAAAAGGGACTCTCCCTAAAAACACATATCAAAATGGACACTTCGCTCATTTATGGGTTGTAGTGTTCAAAAAGTGTCCGTTTTGGGATGGTACATAAGATGTACGCATACATTATCATGAATTAATGTATTAAGTCTATTGTATGAAACTACTTTTGCAAGAGGCTATTTTCATATGGCTTGAACACATACAAGTATAATCTCTAATATGCAACATTaagaagtaaaagaagaaaagaaacgTTTGCTTAAGCTGCAATACAAGTATATGTTTTTTCATGATGTTGGAGAATAAATTTAAGactgatatatatatagtgaaaaAGAGGATTAACCAACTAACCAAAGTATCTTTTAATTTCAAGCATATATaaactatttatagatatactAGATTAAAGATTCTAATATTTAACTATACAATGAAGTAGTTCATTTTATGAAGTTCAAGTTCCCTACATTTTCACCAAATATTAGTAAATCATCAAATTATGTTACTTGCAAACAACAAGGTATGTAACTCACGTTGatgttataaatattatttacactgtcagtatatataacttaattattattttttcagaaaCAAGATGGATCGAGTCATGAAGACGAAAGCGACGACTCGTTTAATGATGAGTTAATTGAGACAAAGCAAAGACTAGAAAGGGCAAGAGAAGAAAGATTGGTAATGGCTACTTGTCTCTCTTCTTTAGAAGAAGAACTTGAACGCACAAGAAATGAGCTTGATAAGCTAAAATTTGAGCAACAAAAAGTCATGGTATCAGAAATTGAAGACCTAAAATTTATAGAGAAATCACAAATTATGTCACATGATCAAAATAATGTTGAGTTTCATAAAAAAAGATATGTCACATTTGCAAATCCTCCACAAGGTGATCATGATCATGTTGTCTTACAAACCCATCCTTCaatcaacaagaagaagaagataaaaatacCCCTAATTATTCCATTGATTGGGGGATTTTTTTCTAGGAAGAGAGGTAGTAATTCTGATAATAATATTCAATCTTCTCGAATTTAAAATGCGCCAACAAAAGAGAGATCTCAAGGCTTGTGTCCTGTTTGAATCTTCATAACTTGACGTGGAAGGAGTTTCATTTATAATTTTCCAATGGTTTTGCTTGAAATCAAAGTGTGAAAAGTAAGGTTGGTTAACATTCATATTTGATTTCTTTgtgtaaaattttcaataagagATATACTATTAATTATGACATGTAATTCCTTTTGCTTCTTGTAATAATATAAATCTCGAATGAGTTTTACAAAATTTCGAGAATAGCTAAATTTCGtcagaaaaattaaaaataaatcattctCAGATAGTATCTATTTAAAGACAAGGTTTTTGCGGTGAATCTCGTTTGAAATTAATCTGAAAATGGAGTTCTAATAGAGTtaattatatagtaatattttactCCAATTTTGAAGTTAATTTGACAAGGAAAAATGTACGACTTTTTAGGTCGATTTGGACTCGATTTTCAGAAATTAATATTTTGGGAATTATTGTTCATATTTTCTTATGGGAATCCTGTAATTGAATAGATTGTGTAGATTTAGAAAATCAAATCAGCTATTCCATATATACGTACAACTATGTTTAAATTTACAACATCAAATTTGaactcataaaattaaaaaaaaaaaaaaaaacaacacaaGCTACAAGCATGGTTgcacataattaattactttagccaaaataaataaataataatcacaCAANTTAAATCAGCTATTCCACATATACAACTATGTTTAAATTTACAACATCAAATTTGaactcataaaattcaaaaaaaataaataaaaacaacacaAGCTACAAGCATGGTTgcacataattaattactttagccaaaataaataaataataatcacaCAATAACGTCCGATTTTCTACCACTAAAAATCCCTTGATCTTGTGACGACTTATTGAAAAACTCTATACAATCAGCAATAGCTTCATTATAATGAGAAGTTGATGAATAATAGGAGCTACATGAGGTCTTCGGCGGGTCGGGCCGGTCACAGGATCTCCGTCTCTGTCCTGAGCCCGGCCCGGAAGCCGACATCGTTTCCCCAGCCCGACTCGACCTCCTTCGGCCGGACGTCGGGACGGGGAAAACGAACCGCATGACGATTTTGCGGAAGCGATCGAAAAGCTTCATGGCGGagaaattgattaatttattagAAGAAGGGCTAATAACTTGTGATGAGGATTGAAAATTTTCTGAAACTTGAATAACAAAGCTTTCTCTTTGAATAGAAGCTTTGTTAGTGTACATTATTGTTGTTTCTCTTTGATGTTAGAACACAAAAGCctttgtattttgttataaGTTTTGGCTATAATAaggttatatatatttatgaaaattggAAAAAGATGATGTTTTAATTCTTTAACCATGTGACCAAATCATATGTATGGGCTTTTGCTGTCTTTTCAAAGTacatttgtttatttatattgttaatttCATTAACTTCCAAGTAATAATCATGTCTTGTACTATGATATAATATTAACTCAAAATAATCATGTTAGCATGGTAATAATTAATATCATTGGTTCTATCCTTCTTAAACTAACTCTTATGAATAATTATTGACAAACTCAAATTAAAGTCACACGtagaattaaaatttgaaatttatgattcGAAAATTTGAGTCTTTTAAGTAACTCGATCGATTCTAAATTACTAATTTTTACATGTAACTAGAATGAATTACTTAAGACAATTTAGAGTTTAGATTGAAATTCTTGACTTCGGCCAAACTTGTATGCTATAGTCTAGCTTAAAGTTACTGAGACGTTCAAAATGAGTGtgattatattttatgtatacgTTGTGAATATTTTTATAATGCATAGATtgattcaaaagtaataaaatatcatCCAATAAAAAAGGTGAATTTTTGTGCTATAGGTAACGACAAAGCATATAAGGTGATTATCTACTTGCCATTTATGAGATGAAAAAACTAGAATTATATATGATGACTTGCTAAtcacatttatatttaaatgattaaattaGTAATAGACAGCAAGTTCACTAAGACATGATTGACTGGCCtagtttttaattaaaagcaaagaagttttaaaagtACGACATTAATGAGTATGATCAATAATAACTTGCCTTTTTTCCTAAGATAATATTCTCTAAGAATCACTCCCAAATGAGTACTGCATGTGCTTGGGCCTTTTATTATCCGTCAAAAACTATTTGTTGCTTTGAGTTCAAATTCTATGAGATAGTTTGTTTTAAAAGGTTAATTATTAGCTTGATTAATTTGGTTTTACCATTGGATATTGGATGAAGTTGATTTTTTTACAGTTATATATCTTGTTCGCACCTCAATTATATTCAGGCATTTGTTATCTCTCACCTTGAATAATTACTTTGTTTATCAGGGCTTAACTGTATTCCGGTCATCGAATAACTTAGTCTATCGAGATTTAGgcatataaaaagaaattgccTACTATATTATGTCAAACATTTGTTGTCTCCCATCACACTAGTATGGACTAACTATCTGTGAAGATTCTTTGTATCGACCATCATAAATATCGAATAACCCTGTCTATTGTGGTTtagatatataaaaagaaattgatctATTATGTCTAGAAGTTATAGAATTTTAGTAAAAGGACTACTTGTGTTAATTGTCAATGTATGAAAATCTTCATTGGAGGAATGAAAAAAGAAGGCCTAAACCAATGTGGTAGGAAGCCCAAACCAAGCCCATGGAACAGGAACCTGCAATCAACTAGAGCCCAATCCTGAGATAACTTGAAAATCTTGGTGGGCTCAACCGTCTGATTTGCAAACATGTAGCCAATTTTAGGTGTCATATTTAAGTTGTATCTAACTTTCTCAaagtatttaatttataatcacTACTGTCCGTCCAATCTTCATGAAAAAACATATTcatatcacattaaatttaCATCACGAGAAAATTTATCAGAGGTCTTAAATTGCATCTAAATCTGGattatttcaattaaaaaaataaatctgaaattttgaatttcaatctTGTAAGGTGTGAAGTTGACTTTGAAACGGCTAAACATTAAAAACTTTACAATTTTGGATATGCCTTAAATAGCAATCCTCCACGCCACTATATATCTATCTGCGTGCTTGCGTAAGTTTGTTTATCCTACCATATATCAATGCTCTCACACTCAAGGAGGATAAGATTTGCGTATTTCAATCTCTAATTATTAATAACATATTGGGTATATTGTTGGCTTACTTGTCAAACTAAGCTTCGGGCATAACTCACACCCTAGGAGGATTGTCCTTGCCTTATAAGAAACTTAGGATTCTCGTCCTTCACCAATGTGGGATTCATCCATTCTTCACCCCCTCACGCTCAAATCTGGACATTCtttatttggaaattggaattcCATTGTCCGGTCCAGTGCATGCATGTTTATGGAGTACATTCCATTCCACCCCTACATGGTTCGGGACCTGGAGGCCCACATCGAATCGAGTCTGATTCTGATACAGtgtcaaattaatttttaaatagtcTAACTCACACatcaaaaatcaattcaaaaagACTGAGAAGGATCATCTAAACCTTATAAGAACTCGTGATGTGAGATTCATTTGCAAATTTTGTTTTGTGTGAACAAAGtaattgttaaatattttttacatcaCATAAGTAATACAGCTATATGAGTGCCAGCTCAGTTTTAAGAATAACTAACAAAAGAAGTAAGAGTAATATTTAAACAATAAAGAGCATATTGCCAGAATGGTCGATACGTGTACATGTACAACAATATGTATTAATGCAAATCTcagttttcaaaaatcaaaatataaggAGGGAGATGTGCTAAGTTTCCATTTCAAACTATACAATTTAATACTCATCATTTTCCCACCATTTAAAACAAGTAAATGCAAGATATTCAGTGATCTTCattcataattaattatctATTACAACGAGAGGGTGGAAACCAAGAACCGCTACTGCCATGATCTATTTTACATTCTCCAatataaataaggaaaaatctttttggccagaataattttttatctatgttattttattttttttgaatatttttatccttttaattttaataccttttaatcaaaatatgaaaaaaaaaatagtttattttaaaataaaaaagatattatacacttttaaaattttctggccaaattctgaccaaattttctggccatttagcattaccaaataaataaatacccCCTCCGTCTTTATTTActagtaaaatattttctaatttgatttctctttttacttgtcatttttgacaacTCAAGGAAAAACAATTTTATTCCTTCCTACTACACCCATAATTTATTAATGTTGAGttaatgtatttgaaaaatatagtgcgtaaatatgtttaaaattcTAAGTATTGATTAATAATGATAAAACGATAAATTTACTATACCAAtcactattattttttacaGAGTGTGCCGAGTCAAAATTTAACAAGCAAACCGGGACGGAGTAAGTAAAAGCAAAAATGTTTTGAACTTTACTGAATTAAGAGCTTATTTGCATCATGCATGTACATGTATACCTATGTGTTTTTCCCGATATAATAAACCTCATTATTGAGTTTCCCACACGTTAATTTGTGGACGGgtgataatatttttgaagttCGAATTATTTCTATTAATCAAATGATAGtcaagagaaagaaaaataaaatatgcagTTGCATGTGTAAGCAATAATGTTACGGGGGAAATtgagtatatatttttagttcATCACTGCAGTCAAAGTGTTATCATCTCTTTTCTATTctaaagttaaaattaattttgtagtGGTCCTAATATTGACCCCACGTGCCCTTCCAGCTCATCCAttaataacaagaaaaaaaaaatacatttatgtGATTGATTGATTCATGCGGTTACTTCAACaacttttttcctttaattttgcTAACCATACAAACACTGgctaaagacaaaaaaatactTATCATTTTACCATAATATCTGattaaagatgaaataatacttattattttattataatttttattggtACACTAAAACATATTCACTCGGTGTATATAGCCACAAAAAGTGGAGCTCGAAAAGAGAAagtgtatttatttttctatttaaatgCATATCAAGAATCATAAATAAGCAAATAATTTTACGAATTCACTCCTTAAATGCTTGAATAAAATTACTACTAGTATCATCTTTTAGTAAGTAACAAATATGTACGCACAACAAAACATGCTAAACAGTAACTAAGCGAACCAAACTTTTTTCCTTGATTTTGGTAATTACTTTAGGAACTGTAATTAATTATCAATTAATCAATCAGTTAGGTACTACTTCAATAAAATTACAATCATCATATTGTCTTCTTTTTTGACTCATTTCTGGCCCCAACTCTGTAGAAATTATCTACAGTTCAAAGTTATCCTTTTGAGTACTATAATGCTTCCTTTACCCTACTTCTATCCA
This genomic window contains:
- the LOC125855569 gene encoding WEB family protein At1g75720, which codes for MEELEGGATMMGKAEIDTSAPFRSVKEAVMLFGERVLAGELYSANKLKQKQDGSSHEDESDDSFNDELIETKQRLERAREERLVMATCLSSLEEELERTRNELDKLKFEQQKVMVSEIEDLKFIEKSQIMSHDQNNVEFHKKRYVTFANPPQGDHDHVVLQTHPSINKKKKIKIPLIIPLIGGFFSRKRGSNSDNNIQSSRI
- the LOC125856798 gene encoding uncharacterized protein LOC125856798 gives rise to the protein MYTNKASIQRESFVIQVSENFQSSSQVISPSSNKLINFSAMKLFDRFRKIVMRFVFPVPTSGRRRSSRAGETMSASGPGSGQRRRSCDRPDPPKTSCSSYYSSTSHYNEAIADCIEFFNKSSQDQGIFSGRKSDVIV
- the LOC125855434 gene encoding hexokinase-2, chloroplastic, with translation MSVTVSSPAVRSFHVSRSPHKTISRPRVIMCAVRSTDSLGVAPILTKLQKDCATPLPVLRHVADAMADDMRAGLAVDGGSDLKMILSYVDTLPTGNEKGLFYALDLGGTNFRVLRVQLGGKEERVVATEFEQVSIPPELMFATSEELFDFIASALGKFAQKEGGNFELQQGRTREIGFTFSFPVKQTSIRTGILIKWTKGFAVSGTAGKDVVACLNEAMERRGMDMQVSALVNDTVGTLAGARYWDDDAMVAVILGTGTNACYVERVDAIPKLTKRMSKSPITIVNTEWGAFSNGLPLTEFDREMDAESINPGEQASIIDSKCENFFSSYTWYHTVSSWSFLLSYFLMKIFEKTISGMYLGEIVRRVLVKMAKVGGLFGGSYVPEKLVTPFVLRTPDICAMQQDTSRDLEAVESVLYDVAGVKSDLSARKTVVDICDTIAKRGGHLAGAGIVGILQKMEEDSKGLIFGKRTVVAMDGGLYEHYPQYRGYLQEAVTELLGSEISKNVVIEHSKDGSGIGAALLAAANSKYEHDY